From one Thalassobaculum sp. OXR-137 genomic stretch:
- a CDS encoding PAS domain-containing protein translates to MRREAVLVADGLVAADFAPLERLFEGIHTEPPALLWSPSEEQLADEVLIFLRRYWLDRKRGDDLPRSREIDALDLKPALGYLMLMEPQDGETDFLYRVYGSRIVDYSRFEMTGKRVWDVPSPSVAAYFVATYRAVCIRREPLFSFHRARLDQFYAQWQRLILPFVNDEGVVDRLLVGNVPSVQR, encoded by the coding sequence ATGCGCCGCGAAGCCGTTCTCGTGGCGGACGGGCTGGTGGCGGCCGACTTCGCGCCGCTCGAGCGGCTGTTCGAGGGCATCCATACCGAACCGCCGGCCCTGCTCTGGTCCCCGAGCGAGGAGCAGCTTGCGGACGAGGTGCTGATCTTCCTCCGGCGATACTGGCTCGACCGGAAGCGCGGAGACGACCTGCCTCGCTCCCGGGAGATCGACGCCCTGGATCTGAAGCCGGCGCTCGGCTACCTCATGCTGATGGAACCGCAGGACGGGGAGACGGACTTCCTGTACCGGGTCTACGGCTCCCGCATCGTCGACTATTCGCGGTTCGAGATGACCGGGAAGCGGGTCTGGGACGTGCCCTCGCCGTCGGTCGCGGCGTATTTCGTGGCGACGTATCGGGCGGTCTGCATCCGGCGCGAGCCGCTGTTTTCGTTCCACCGCGCCCGCCTCGACCAGTTCTACGCCCAGTGGCAACGGCTGATCCTGCCCTTCGTGAACGACGAGGGCGTGGTCGACCGGCTGCTGGTGGGCAACGTGCCGAGCGTCCAGCGCTGA
- a CDS encoding TonB-dependent receptor family protein yields the protein MSYSLARPGMRTALCAALLCTVAVPAFAQSSQPVEMLRITVTGTAEPSLTVPSTKEATRRIEQIPGAVEVVPDTAWRDTAATTLKDMLDYTPGVLIQPKWGEDSRLSIRGSGLSRNFHMRGIHLYQDGIPMNAADGSADFQELDPTAYRYVEVYKGGNALRYGANALGGAVNFVTPSGHDASLADGRLDVGSFGFRRLQLSSGAAEGDVDGYVSGGFLTQDGYRDHSGGESKRASGNFGWRLSDSAETRFYLNVTDIQQDIPGSVTKHAALTDPKTAAAGNLRLDYQRNMESVRFANKTTVEFDDVVAEFGGYAINKQLVHPIYQYLDYTYNDVGAFARATNEHTLFGHGNTLTFGVNAFGGWLDNRQYVNNRGSKGALLSGSEDRSLNVTGYAENGFEVTTGLTLVTGVQLVHANRERVDEVDDATDTSGEADYTFLNPKIGLLWQVDPDWQVFTNVSRSGEAPTFSEVSFASGTTLLDIKPQYATTFEIGTRGEREDFTWDLAVYRSHLENEYQYFDLGGGNYRVVNADETIHQGIEAAVGWAPVKGLFTDGPNPDRLWINTAYTFSDFRFDGDPTYGDNDLPGAPRHFLRAELLYKSPHGFYAGPNVEWVPQAYYVDNENSRDTEAYALLGFKAGYAYSEHLSFFVDARNLTDEKYIATTSVAATASDTSALYEPGVGRAVYAGLRLTW from the coding sequence ATGTCGTACTCCCTTGCCCGTCCGGGCATGCGGACGGCGTTGTGCGCTGCCCTGCTGTGCACCGTTGCCGTCCCCGCTTTCGCGCAGTCCAGCCAGCCGGTTGAGATGCTGCGGATCACCGTCACCGGCACGGCCGAGCCGTCCCTGACCGTCCCTTCCACCAAGGAAGCCACCCGCCGGATCGAACAGATCCCGGGAGCCGTCGAGGTGGTGCCAGACACCGCCTGGCGCGATACCGCCGCCACCACCCTGAAGGACATGCTGGACTATACGCCCGGCGTCCTGATCCAGCCGAAATGGGGTGAGGATTCCCGCCTCTCGATCCGCGGCTCCGGCCTGTCGCGGAACTTCCACATGCGCGGCATCCATCTCTACCAGGACGGCATCCCGATGAACGCCGCCGACGGCAGCGCCGACTTCCAGGAACTCGACCCGACCGCCTATCGCTATGTCGAGGTCTACAAGGGCGGCAACGCGCTGCGCTATGGCGCCAATGCCCTGGGCGGGGCCGTCAATTTCGTCACGCCCAGCGGCCATGACGCCAGCTTGGCCGACGGGCGCCTGGATGTGGGTAGCTTCGGCTTCCGCCGGCTGCAGCTCAGCAGCGGTGCTGCCGAAGGCGACGTGGACGGCTATGTCAGCGGCGGGTTCCTGACCCAGGACGGCTATCGCGACCATAGCGGCGGCGAGTCGAAGCGGGCGTCGGGCAATTTCGGCTGGCGGCTGAGCGACAGTGCGGAGACGCGCTTCTATCTGAACGTCACCGATATCCAGCAGGACATCCCGGGATCGGTGACCAAGCACGCCGCACTGACCGATCCGAAGACGGCCGCGGCAGGGAACCTGCGGCTGGATTATCAGCGCAACATGGAATCGGTGCGCTTCGCCAACAAGACGACGGTGGAGTTTGACGATGTGGTGGCCGAGTTCGGCGGCTATGCGATCAACAAGCAGCTCGTCCATCCGATCTACCAGTATCTCGACTACACCTATAACGATGTCGGCGCCTTCGCCCGGGCGACCAACGAGCACACCCTGTTCGGTCATGGAAACACTCTGACCTTCGGGGTGAACGCGTTCGGCGGCTGGCTCGACAACCGGCAATATGTGAACAACCGCGGCAGCAAGGGCGCGCTGCTTTCCGGCTCCGAGGATCGGTCGCTGAACGTGACCGGCTATGCGGAGAACGGGTTCGAGGTGACCACCGGGCTGACCCTGGTGACCGGCGTCCAGCTCGTCCATGCCAACCGGGAGCGGGTCGACGAGGTCGACGACGCCACCGATACCTCCGGCGAGGCGGACTACACCTTCCTCAACCCGAAGATCGGCCTGCTGTGGCAGGTCGATCCGGACTGGCAGGTCTTCACCAATGTGTCGCGCAGCGGCGAGGCGCCGACCTTCAGCGAGGTGAGCTTCGCCTCCGGCACCACCCTGCTGGACATCAAGCCGCAATACGCCACGACCTTCGAGATCGGCACCCGCGGTGAGCGGGAGGATTTCACCTGGGACCTGGCGGTATACCGTTCGCATCTGGAGAACGAGTACCAGTACTTCGATCTGGGCGGCGGCAACTACCGGGTGGTGAATGCCGACGAGACGATCCACCAGGGCATCGAGGCGGCGGTCGGTTGGGCCCCGGTCAAGGGGCTGTTCACCGACGGGCCGAACCCGGACCGGTTGTGGATCAACACGGCGTACACGTTCAGCGATTTCCGCTTCGACGGTGATCCAACCTACGGCGACAACGACCTGCCCGGCGCGCCGCGGCATTTCCTGCGGGCGGAGCTGCTCTACAAGAGCCCGCACGGCTTCTATGCCGGCCCGAACGTGGAATGGGTGCCGCAGGCCTATTACGTCGACAACGAGAACTCCCGGGATACCGAGGCCTATGCGCTGCTCGGCTTCAAGGCCGGGTACGCGTATTCGGAGCACCTGTCGTTCTTCGTCGATGCCCGCAACCTGACCGATGAGAAATACATCGCGACCACCAGCGTGGCGGCGACGGCCAGTGACACGTCGGCCCTGTACGAGCCGGGTGTCGGCCGCGCGGTCTATGCGGGGCTGCGTCTGACCTGGTGA